AAAGCCGATGGGCGGATTCGAACCGCCTACCCGCGCATTACGAATGCGCTGCTCTACCAGCTGAGCTACACCGGCTTTCATAATTTTAAAATTATAACCGTTTGGAATAAATTAGCAACCATTTATTGAAAAATCTACTTTATCGGAAAGCATCCATCCGTGCTGAAAGTCAATCTTTTGTTTATATGAAAATAAACGCCATCGTACACCCTGCAGTCAATGTCCCTTCCCTCATTTTCAGCGTAAGCATGAATCCACCAACGGTCGGTTCTGTATGAAGGAAAAAAATATCTCACCTGTTCACCGCCTGGCGTCCTCGATCTGAGGTAGACAACAGAGGATATCGGTGAAGAATTGTCGCCCGTTTTCTTTATCGCTTCAAAAATCACTTCAAGAATTTCGTCATGTTTGTTTTCGAAACCTTCAACGTAAAAATCAGCCGCCTCTCCCATCATGTGTTTTGAAGTCATCGAAACCTCGTAAGGATTGCCGGAATCACCATCGTTCACGTAATTGAACAACTCGGCAGCAAGATAGCTGTTGTGCCTGGGCGATCTGTACCCCGATATTACGACTACTTTCCTCCCCGTTTCAAACTGAATGGCGTTGAGCAGTATAAGCAGGTCTTCATCTATGCCTCTTTGCGGAAGAGTGCCGCCGTCTCCGTCATAATAAAGTTCTCCTTTCCACAAGCAAGGGGGATTGGCGACGGAATCCCCTTTACATCTGAAATCATCCGCCGTTATTTCATCCGTTTGAGAAAAGTCGCCCGATAACAAAAACATCAATGACACAAAAAAACTCGCGTAAATCATAACGCTCCCGCTTTCAGTTTTTTTCAGTTCTCCTTGTCCGCGTTGACTCAATATGTTATATCACATTTTCAAAGGAGGGATAATGCTCTGGTCGAAATCCTACATACCGACTACAAAGGAAATGCCTGCCGACGCATTGCTGGCAAGCCACAGGCTGCTTTTAAAAGCAGGCTTCATCAGACAGGAATTATCAGGAGCTTATACCTACCTGCCTTTGGGGCTGTTAACCGTTTCAAAGATCATGAAGATAGTCCGGGAAGAAATGAACTCGATAGGAGCACTGGAGCTGCTCGCTCCTTCTCTGGCTTCGAAAGAAACCTGGCAGGCAACGGGCAGGTGGGAAGAATTCGGAAACGACATGTTCAGGTTTAAAGACCGGAAAGACAGAGACATGTGTTTGGCTCCCACTCACGAAGAGATAATCACAAATCTCGCAAAAAGAGATTTCAGGTCCTACAGAGACCTTCCAAAATCTCTTTATCAAATACAGACTAAATTCAGGGACGAACCAAGACCGAGAAGCGGTGTTCTTCGGATGAGACAGTTTATAATGAAAGATTCGTACAGTTTTGACAGGGATGAAAATAGCCTTTCTGTTTCGTACGACCTTCACAGAAAAGCGTATAAAAATATATTTACCCGCGCAGGTCTCAGTTTCAGGATAGTTTCAGCTTCGACAGGACTGATGGGCGGTTCGGATTCTGAAGAATTCATGATACCCTCCGAATCCGGAGAGGACAGAATTGTTTTCTGCGGTAACTGCAGTTATTCAGCAAATCTGGAAGTGGCTTCTTCAACCGTCGAGAAAATATCTTATCCGTCGAAACCGCTCGAAAAGGTCAACACTCCCGTCGGCGGTTCAGTTTCCGAGGTGTCGGCATTTTTAGGCTTTAAAAGCGACAGAATGATGAAAAGCCTTCTCTGGATGATAGAAGAAAAACCTTATTTTCTCCTTTTGTGCGGAGAGGATGAGCTTTCCGAGACAAAACTTGCCAAGCATTTGGGCGCAGGCAGACCCGCCCATTCTGAAGAAATTATTAAAATTACAGGAGCTCCTGCTGGATACGTAGGTCCTGTGGGTATAAAAAACGTGGCTGTTTACGCGGATGAAAGACTGAAAGGCGCAACCGGCATGTCGACGGGTGCGAACGAATTTCATTACCACTACGTAAACCTCGACGTGGAAAGAGATGTGCGTACTGACGGTTTCCTGGATCTGAGAGAAGTGAAAAAAGAGGAAAAATGCGTCAAATGTGGCGGATCACTAATGGTTGAGAACGCTATTGAAGTCGGACACATATTCAAACTCGGCACCAAGTATTCAAAAAGCATGGGTGCGGCTTTCACCGACGAGGAAGGCAACGAAAAATCTTTCGTCATGGGCAGCTACGGTATAGGTATAGAAAGAATAATGGCTTCGGCAATCGAACAAAACCACGACGAGAACGGGATAATATGGCCGGTGTCCATATCACCTTTCGAAGTCGTGATTCTACCGCTCAACAGTTCCGACGAAAAAGTCAGGAACTTATCAACGTCTCTTTGTGAATCACTTTACGGCAATTCAATAGAATATCTTTTGGACGACAGAGACGAGAGAGCGGGAATAAAATTCAAAGACGCCGATCTTATAGGGATACCATTGAGGATCACGGTAGGAGAAAAAAACGCCGCCAAAGATATGGTTGAAATAAAAAGAAGAGACACTTCTCATGTCACAACTGTTCCCGTCGAAAAAGCCCTCGATGTCATCAGGCACAACTTGAACGAGCTTTACGGGCTTTGTTCGATTAATTGAAAGAAAGGTTTAACGCATGAACATAACTTCGCTCCACCCTCTCGAGATAAAATTATTGAAATCTCTACGGGAAAAACAGGTTTTCAGCTCGAGGGATTATCCCGACAATTCAGGACTGACGGTTGAAAACGTCCGCGGAATAATCGGCTGGTTCAAGGCCAGGAATTGGCTGAAAGAAGTCGAGGAGGCGACCGCAATCAAAGCCGAGATCACCGAAGAAGGAAAAATATACGCCGAAAAAGGCCTCCCTTTGAGACTCGTGTGGGATTGCCTTTCTTCTTCTCCATGCACAATCAGCGAAATGATTGAAAAAACATCATACAGTCAGGCAGAAATCGGAAAGGCTGCGGGTTTTTTGAAAAAAAACGACTTGGCTGAAGATAAAGGAGGAACTCTTTTCCTGAAAGAAAATAATGCTCCCGAGTATCTCGAACTGCTTGAAAGACTTATATCGGAAGGACTCAAAGAAGATCTGAATTTTTCTTCTCTCTCAGAAAAACAAGCCGCAGTTCTGGATGAGAACGCCAAAAAGAGGGGTTCGGGATCAATCTTCAGGATCAAAGAACAAAAATACGTCAGTTACTGCCTGAACGAAGAGGGAGAAAAAGTAAGAAAAGCAGTCTGTGATTCGGAAACAAAAGACGAGATAGGCGCTCTGACTCCCGAAATTCTCCGCGACAGATCCTGGGAAGGAAAAACTTTCAGAAAATTCAGCATGTCGTTGAAACCTAAATCCAAAATAGCCGGCAGGCTTCACCCGTACGGCAGATTTCTCGACACTGTGAGAAAAGAACTCACCTCGATGGGATTTACCGAGATGAGGGGGCCCATAGTAGAATCCGAATTTTTCAACAACGACGTTTTATACATGCCCCAATACCATTCTGCCAGAGACATTCACGACATATATGTCGTCAAAGAGCCTTCGAGGGCTTCAGATATACCGATGAACATACTTTCCAGAATAGCTTCGGCTCACAGAGACGGAGGCAGATCTGGCTCGCGCGGATGGGGATACGATTTTGACACTGAAAAGACCCAAAGACTTGTTCTGAGAAGTCAGGGAACTGCCATAAGTGCCAGAACACTGACAAAAAAACCTCCCGTGCCGGGTAAATTTTTCGCAATTGCAAGATGTTTCCGCTACGACAGTGTTGACGCTACTCACGCACCTGACTTTTTCCAGATAGAAGGAATAGTGCTCGAAGAGAATATCAATTTCAGGCATCTGCTCGGACTTCTTTCAACTTTCGCCGAAAAACTCGCCCACGCTGAAAAGATCAAATTCGTACCCGGTTATTTCCCTTTCACGGAGCCTTCGGTCGAAGCGATGATCAAACACCCTCAACTCGGATGGATAGAACTAGGTGGAGCTGGAATTTTCAGACCTGAAATAACTGTATCGCTAGACATCCCCTGCCCGGTCATAGCCTGGGGACTTGGTCTAGACAGAATGGCAATGAACGCGCTCAAAATAAATGACATACGGGAACTTTTCACTTATGACATCGAAAAGATACGCTCTTCAAAGGTGGTGATTTAGATGCCGAAAGTAACTACAGACAAAAATACTCTTTTATCCCTCATAGAAAAACCTATGAACATCGACAGGCTCAAAGACCTTTGCTGGCTGGCAAAAGCCGAATTGACTGAGAATGCAGGTTCAAACGAAATAACGCTTGAGTTTTCAGACACAAACAGACCCGATCTATGGTCTGCAGAGGGATTGACCAGATTGATTAACCAATTTCTCTCTGGAAAACCCAAGGAATACACATTTCTTTCGGAGCCTCACCACAGAGATAAAGAAGTAATCGCCGAAGAAAGCGTTTCAGCTATCCGCCCTTACATAGGAATGTTTTTGTGCGAAATTGCTCCCATCACTGACGAAATTCTCAAAGACCTGATACAGACCCAGGAAAAACTCGCCGAAAATTACGGAAAAAAAAGAAAAACAGTAAGCATAGGTATATATCCTGCTTCGATTATAAATTTTCCAGTCATCTACAAAGCGGTAATACCTTCAGAAATATCTTTTGTGCCGCTTGGTTTTGAAAATGAAATGGCTCTCGATGAAATACTGAAAAAGCATCCCAAGGGAATAGAATACGCCGAAATTCTCGAAAGCAAAAAAATTGTGCCTCTGATGATAGACAACAAAGGAGAAATACTTTCATTTCCGCCTGTTATCAATTCGAGAAGAACAGGCGAAGTGAAAGTCGGTGACACTTATTTGGCCGTTGAAGCGACAGGATCGGACCTTTCATCTGTTCATCTGGTCCTGAGTATTTTTGCGATGAACCTAAGCGACAGAGGCGGAAAAATCACGAGAATGAGAACTCTTTATCCAGGAAATCAGGAAGCGGTATTTCCGACGGACGAAACCGAAGAACTAAGCATAAACATCCCTCAGGTCAACAACCTTCTTGGGAGCGAGTTCGGAATAGAAAAAATTTCAACAAATCTC
This DNA window, taken from candidate division WOR-3 bacterium, encodes the following:
- a CDS encoding DUF882 domain-containing protein, giving the protein MIYASFFVSLMFLLSGDFSQTDEITADDFRCKGDSVANPPCLWKGELYYDGDGGTLPQRGIDEDLLILLNAIQFETGRKVVVISGYRSPRHNSYLAAELFNYVNDGDSGNPYEVSMTSKHMMGEAADFYVEGFENKHDEILEVIFEAIKKTGDNSSPISSVVYLRSRTPGGEQVRYFFPSYRTDRWWIHAYAENEGRDIDCRVYDGVYFHINKRLTFSTDGCFPIK
- a CDS encoding proline--tRNA ligase; amino-acid sequence: MLWSKSYIPTTKEMPADALLASHRLLLKAGFIRQELSGAYTYLPLGLLTVSKIMKIVREEMNSIGALELLAPSLASKETWQATGRWEEFGNDMFRFKDRKDRDMCLAPTHEEIITNLAKRDFRSYRDLPKSLYQIQTKFRDEPRPRSGVLRMRQFIMKDSYSFDRDENSLSVSYDLHRKAYKNIFTRAGLSFRIVSASTGLMGGSDSEEFMIPSESGEDRIVFCGNCSYSANLEVASSTVEKISYPSKPLEKVNTPVGGSVSEVSAFLGFKSDRMMKSLLWMIEEKPYFLLLCGEDELSETKLAKHLGAGRPAHSEEIIKITGAPAGYVGPVGIKNVAVYADERLKGATGMSTGANEFHYHYVNLDVERDVRTDGFLDLREVKKEEKCVKCGGSLMVENAIEVGHIFKLGTKYSKSMGAAFTDEEGNEKSFVMGSYGIGIERIMASAIEQNHDENGIIWPVSISPFEVVILPLNSSDEKVRNLSTSLCESLYGNSIEYLLDDRDERAGIKFKDADLIGIPLRITVGEKNAAKDMVEIKRRDTSHVTTVPVEKALDVIRHNLNELYGLCSIN
- a CDS encoding phenylalanine--tRNA ligase subunit alpha, which encodes MNITSLHPLEIKLLKSLREKQVFSSRDYPDNSGLTVENVRGIIGWFKARNWLKEVEEATAIKAEITEEGKIYAEKGLPLRLVWDCLSSSPCTISEMIEKTSYSQAEIGKAAGFLKKNDLAEDKGGTLFLKENNAPEYLELLERLISEGLKEDLNFSSLSEKQAAVLDENAKKRGSGSIFRIKEQKYVSYCLNEEGEKVRKAVCDSETKDEIGALTPEILRDRSWEGKTFRKFSMSLKPKSKIAGRLHPYGRFLDTVRKELTSMGFTEMRGPIVESEFFNNDVLYMPQYHSARDIHDIYVVKEPSRASDIPMNILSRIASAHRDGGRSGSRGWGYDFDTEKTQRLVLRSQGTAISARTLTKKPPVPGKFFAIARCFRYDSVDATHAPDFFQIEGIVLEENINFRHLLGLLSTFAEKLAHAEKIKFVPGYFPFTEPSVEAMIKHPQLGWIELGGAGIFRPEITVSLDIPCPVIAWGLGLDRMAMNALKINDIRELFTYDIEKIRSSKVVI
- the pheT gene encoding phenylalanine--tRNA ligase subunit beta, whose product is MPKVTTDKNTLLSLIEKPMNIDRLKDLCWLAKAELTENAGSNEITLEFSDTNRPDLWSAEGLTRLINQFLSGKPKEYTFLSEPHHRDKEVIAEESVSAIRPYIGMFLCEIAPITDEILKDLIQTQEKLAENYGKKRKTVSIGIYPASIINFPVIYKAVIPSEISFVPLGFENEMALDEILKKHPKGIEYAEILESKKIVPLMIDNKGEILSFPPVINSRRTGEVKVGDTYLAVEATGSDLSSVHLVLSIFAMNLSDRGGKITRMRTLYPGNQEAVFPTDETEELSINIPQVNNLLGSEFGIEKISTNLRKMGFRSKKGTFDNELIVTVPFYRRDIMHEVDIMEDIAIASDYNDFQPLMPESYTHGGLSPIQEKANVLRQVSIGLGFLEYMGNILTSSEIMKTCAGKHSDPVEIANPMTAMFACLRDRLFPGLLLLESKNSKSLYPHLVFEAGETVKKYKEDGTLKTGTVFSIAYMISGPDSSFSEMHSVMQTLCDMLSVELTLIEKNYWFFIPGRSAEVLLNGKESGFLGEVSPSILDVLGVRMPVVLSEISDLDSFFI